From a single Alloactinosynnema sp. L-07 genomic region:
- a CDS encoding alkaline phosphatase family protein — MTDPAKVLVVALDACNPATVREMVADGDLPVLGALFDSCATAATVNPHGIFEGTVWTSFFTARSAARTGYTCWEEVETDTYERRLTSPLEIRGVPFWETLSAAGKRVAVLDVPHSRAEAPVNGVVLSEYGTHDRHFGFRTSPEPLAKEIEERFGLTPVLTADPYVVRDWAPDDYLYRAGDHRTPDEERTLTQGLVTGAAMKTEVSTHLLGQGGWDLFLTVYGEAHSVGHQLWHLHDPSHRLHDSTLAAELDPVRAVYRELDRGVGEHLAQAGPDTTVFVLLSHGMGARYEGSHLLHEILRLLDGVQNDGIRGAAPMRWAKRAFGALPRPARSGLLAAALPLLRRRIARDPLPPVPNWASAEQRSRQRYYLCPNNFVYGGVRINLVGREPNGLVKPGADYESVCARLTDDLLALVNVENGQPMVRAVTRTSDHHDREADDTLPDLLIDWVRTGPIETVWSPKTGIVHRPDTHWRTGDHRPEGVLLAKGPGFEPGARLGNIDVVDLGASLAALCGVRLTGDVDGQPLPWARQTVSA, encoded by the coding sequence GTGACCGACCCAGCGAAGGTTCTTGTCGTCGCGCTCGACGCCTGCAACCCGGCGACGGTCCGCGAGATGGTCGCCGACGGTGACCTGCCGGTGCTCGGCGCGCTGTTCGACTCCTGCGCGACCGCGGCGACGGTCAACCCGCACGGCATCTTCGAGGGCACGGTGTGGACCAGCTTCTTCACCGCCCGGTCCGCCGCGCGCACCGGCTACACGTGCTGGGAGGAGGTCGAGACCGACACCTACGAGCGCAGGCTCACCAGCCCGCTGGAGATCCGTGGCGTGCCGTTCTGGGAGACGCTCTCCGCCGCGGGCAAGCGGGTCGCGGTGCTGGACGTGCCGCACAGCCGCGCGGAGGCACCGGTCAACGGGGTCGTGCTGTCGGAGTACGGCACCCATGACCGGCACTTCGGGTTCCGGACGTCGCCGGAGCCGCTGGCCAAGGAGATCGAGGAGCGGTTCGGCCTCACGCCGGTTCTCACCGCGGACCCGTACGTGGTCCGCGACTGGGCGCCCGACGACTACCTGTACCGGGCGGGCGACCACAGGACACCCGATGAGGAACGCACACTGACTCAAGGGCTGGTCACCGGGGCGGCGATGAAGACCGAGGTGTCCACCCACCTGCTGGGCCAGGGCGGCTGGGATTTGTTCCTGACCGTCTACGGCGAGGCCCACAGCGTCGGCCACCAGCTCTGGCACCTGCACGACCCCAGCCACCGCCTGCACGACAGCACACTCGCCGCCGAACTTGACCCGGTCCGCGCGGTCTACCGCGAACTGGACCGGGGCGTCGGCGAACATCTGGCGCAGGCCGGGCCGGACACCACCGTGTTCGTCCTGCTCAGTCACGGGATGGGCGCCCGGTATGAAGGCAGCCACCTGCTCCACGAGATCCTCCGGCTGCTCGACGGCGTGCAGAACGACGGCATCCGCGGCGCCGCCCCGATGCGCTGGGCGAAGCGCGCCTTCGGGGCCTTGCCCCGCCCGGCCCGATCAGGGCTGCTCGCCGCCGCGCTGCCGCTGCTGCGCCGCCGGATCGCCCGCGACCCGCTGCCGCCCGTGCCCAACTGGGCGAGCGCGGAGCAGCGGTCCCGGCAGCGCTACTACCTGTGCCCCAACAACTTCGTCTACGGCGGCGTGCGGATCAACCTGGTCGGCCGGGAGCCCAACGGCCTGGTCAAACCCGGCGCCGACTACGAGTCGGTGTGCGCGAGGCTCACCGACGACCTGCTCGCGCTGGTGAACGTCGAGAACGGGCAGCCGATGGTCCGGGCGGTGACGCGCACCAGCGACCACCACGACCGCGAGGCCGACGACACCCTGCCCGACCTGCTCATCGACTGGGTGCGGACTGGTCCCATCGAGACGGTGTGGTCACCCAAGACCGGCATCGTGCACCGGCCGGACACCCACTGGCGCACCGGCGACCACCGGCCGGAGGGCGTGCTGCTGGCCAAGGGACCCGGCTTCGAGCCGGGGGCCCGGCTCGGCAACATCGACGTGGTCGATCTCGGTGCCAGCCTGGCGGCCCTCTGCGGCGTGCGGCTGACCGGGGACGTCGACGGGCAGCCGCTGCCGTGGGCGCGGCAGACTGTCTCAGCGTGA
- a CDS encoding chromosome segregation protein — MGLGEERDLVPLGAGFDITKRGYSRAQVEEHLERLDAELQLLHADRNAAVSQAADLAKQLERGRSEIDDLRGQVERLSLPPTTLEGLSERLQRMLRLAQDEATETRARAEAEAGHIRSKAEAESLVLKQRYENLIADLDKRRAEMEAEHAGVVEKARKDAEQTVAAARTEAARLEAESEQRRTTVEEDFEMAMASRRTESMRALAEQEATSKSEAERRVREATEEANRRRHDAMTESTARLQEATTEAHRRVREATEESNRRITHAAQRVAALRQLRSRVADQLHAARDLIADAHVQLADAAPILDPLPEERAPKTIDGTPSDDSPTKMMKPVGPPRESWEDAEPEAPATKPAAAVQAAPAPKATPAPAAKAIPAPAAKAQPAPKPEPSGDQTQRLAIPQNTGRK, encoded by the coding sequence ATGGGTTTGGGCGAGGAACGCGATCTCGTGCCGTTGGGTGCCGGTTTCGACATCACCAAGCGGGGCTACAGCCGCGCACAGGTCGAAGAGCACCTGGAACGGCTCGACGCGGAATTGCAGCTGTTGCACGCCGACCGGAACGCGGCGGTCTCGCAGGCCGCCGATCTCGCCAAGCAGCTCGAACGCGGGCGCTCCGAGATCGACGACCTGCGCGGCCAGGTCGAACGGCTGTCACTGCCGCCGACCACGCTGGAAGGTCTGAGCGAGCGTCTGCAGCGCATGCTCCGCCTCGCCCAGGATGAGGCAACGGAGACCAGGGCTCGGGCCGAGGCCGAGGCCGGACACATCCGGTCCAAGGCCGAGGCCGAGTCCCTGGTTCTCAAACAGCGCTACGAGAACCTGATCGCCGACCTCGACAAGCGCCGCGCCGAGATGGAAGCCGAACACGCGGGCGTCGTGGAGAAGGCCCGCAAGGACGCCGAACAGACGGTGGCCGCCGCCCGCACGGAGGCCGCCCGTTTGGAGGCCGAGTCCGAGCAGCGCCGCACCACCGTCGAAGAAGACTTCGAGATGGCCATGGCCTCCCGCCGCACCGAGTCGATGCGCGCGCTGGCCGAGCAGGAAGCCACCAGCAAGTCCGAGGCCGAACGCCGCGTGCGGGAGGCCACGGAAGAGGCCAACCGCCGCCGCCACGACGCGATGACCGAGTCGACGGCCCGCCTCCAGGAGGCCACCACCGAGGCCCACCGCCGCGTGCGGGAGGCCACGGAGGAATCGAACCGACGCATCACCCACGCCGCTCAGCGGGTCGCGGCCCTGCGGCAGCTGCGTTCGCGGGTCGCGGATCAGCTCCACGCCGCCCGCGATCTCATCGCCGACGCACACGTGCAGCTGGCGGACGCGGCGCCGATCCTCGACCCGCTGCCGGAGGAACGCGCGCCGAAGACGATCGACGGCACGCCTTCCGACGACTCGCCGACCAAGATGATGAAGCCGGTGGGCCCACCCAGGGAGAGCTGGGAGGACGCCGAGCCTGAGGCCCCGGCCACGAAGCCCGCCGCCGCGGTCCAGGCGGCGCCCGCTCCCAAGGCCACCCCGGCGCCCGCGGCCAAGGCGATCCCGGCCCCGGCGGCCAAGGCTCAGCCCGCGCCGAAGCCCGAACCCAGCGGCGACCAGACCCAGCGCCTGGCGATCCCGCAGAACACCGGCCGAAAATAG
- a CDS encoding alkaline phosphatase family protein, which yields MSDSTKILVVALDACDPDTVRALVADGELPTFARLLGHSASATTRNPYGLFVGSLWSSLFTARTAARTGFHCWEEVDTKTYERRLTSPLDIRGTPFWETLSDAGKRVAVLDVPHTRAGKPINGVMVSEYACHDRHFGFRTSPEPLAKEIEERFGLTPILTAEPDVLRDWAPDDYVHREGDHRTPAEERALTHGLVAGVGQKTQLSTHLLAQGDWDLFLTVYGESHSIGHQQWHLHDPAHRQYDPALAAELDPIRSLYRGLDHAVAEHLALAGQDTTVFVLLSHGMGPRYEGCHLLHEILRLLDQVQTDGLRGGALMRLAKRAFHGLPPALRSRVTKAALPRLRARFARSPLPAVPNWATAEQRARQRYFLSPNNFVYGGVRLNVVGREPHGVVRPGAEFESVCDQLTEDLLALVNVVTGEPVVRSVARTTDHYDRESDDTLPDLLIDWGRSGPIETVWSPKTGMVHGPDTHWRTGDHRPDGLLLASGPAFTPGARLPDIDVVDLGASLSAMLGVELTGDVDGRALPWAKNLVEQTG from the coding sequence GTGAGTGACTCGACCAAGATCCTCGTTGTCGCCCTCGACGCGTGTGACCCCGACACGGTTCGCGCGCTCGTCGCAGATGGTGAGCTGCCGACGTTCGCCCGGCTCTTGGGGCACAGTGCGTCGGCGACCACCCGCAACCCGTACGGGTTGTTCGTCGGGTCGCTCTGGAGCAGCTTGTTCACGGCGCGGACCGCGGCGCGCACCGGCTTCCACTGCTGGGAGGAAGTCGACACCAAGACCTATGAGCGCAGGCTGACGAGTCCGCTCGACATCCGCGGCACCCCGTTCTGGGAGACGCTGTCCGACGCGGGCAAGCGCGTCGCCGTTCTGGACGTCCCGCACACCCGTGCGGGCAAGCCGATCAACGGGGTGATGGTCAGCGAGTACGCGTGCCACGACCGGCACTTCGGTTTCCGCACGTCGCCGGAGCCGCTGGCCAAGGAGATCGAGGAGCGGTTCGGCCTCACCCCGATCCTGACCGCCGAGCCGGACGTACTGCGGGACTGGGCGCCCGACGACTACGTCCACCGCGAGGGCGACCACCGCACCCCTGCCGAGGAACGCGCCCTCACCCATGGTCTGGTGGCGGGTGTCGGCCAGAAGACCCAGCTGTCGACGCACCTGTTGGCGCAGGGCGACTGGGACCTGTTCCTGACCGTCTACGGCGAGTCGCACAGCATCGGCCACCAGCAGTGGCACCTGCACGACCCGGCCCACCGCCAGTACGACCCCGCCCTCGCCGCCGAGCTGGACCCGATCCGGTCGCTCTACCGCGGGCTCGACCACGCCGTCGCCGAGCACCTCGCGCTGGCAGGCCAGGACACGACCGTGTTCGTGCTGCTCAGCCACGGCATGGGTCCGCGCTACGAGGGCTGCCACCTGCTGCACGAGATCCTGCGCCTGCTGGACCAGGTGCAGACCGATGGTTTGCGCGGCGGCGCACTGATGCGTCTGGCGAAACGGGCGTTCCACGGCTTGCCTCCGGCCTTGCGTTCCCGGGTCACGAAGGCGGCGCTGCCGCGGTTGCGCGCGCGCTTCGCCCGGTCGCCGCTGCCCGCGGTGCCGAACTGGGCCACCGCCGAGCAGCGCGCCCGGCAGCGGTACTTCCTCTCCCCGAACAACTTCGTCTACGGCGGTGTCCGCCTCAACGTCGTCGGCCGCGAGCCGCACGGTGTGGTGCGGCCGGGGGCCGAGTTCGAGTCGGTGTGCGACCAGCTGACCGAGGACCTGCTCGCGCTGGTCAACGTCGTGACCGGCGAACCGGTCGTCCGCTCGGTGGCCCGCACGACCGACCACTACGACCGCGAGTCCGACGACACCCTGCCCGACCTGCTGATCGATTGGGGCCGCAGCGGCCCGATCGAGACGGTGTGGTCACCCAAGACCGGCATGGTCCACGGACCCGACACTCACTGGCGCACCGGGGACCACCGGCCGGACGGCTTGCTGCTGGCCAGTGGTCCCGCCTTCACCCCGGGCGCCCGGCTGCCGGACATCGACGTCGTCGACCTGGGCGCCAGCCTGTCGGCGATGCTCGGCGTCGAGCTGACCGGCGACGTCGACGGACGCGCGCTGCCGTGGGCCAAGAACCTCGTCGAGCAGACTGGTTAG
- a CDS encoding universal stress protein: MAAYKTVVVGTDGSDSSYRAVDRAAAIAADTGATLVIACAFQPASERSVERAQDTLGDDVAYQVVGSNPAEESVRTAAERAAKAGATKVETVVVDGDPVPSLTKIVIDRSADLLVVGNRGLNTLAGRILGSVPSEAARKSHVDVLIVHTT, encoded by the coding sequence ATGGCCGCCTATAAGACCGTGGTCGTCGGTACCGACGGCTCGGATTCCTCGTACCGCGCCGTTGACCGGGCCGCGGCGATCGCCGCGGACACCGGGGCGACACTGGTGATCGCGTGCGCGTTCCAGCCCGCCAGCGAGCGGTCGGTCGAGCGCGCCCAGGACACCCTCGGCGACGACGTCGCCTACCAGGTCGTCGGCTCGAACCCGGCCGAGGAGTCGGTGCGCACCGCCGCCGAGCGCGCGGCCAAGGCGGGTGCCACCAAGGTGGAGACCGTGGTGGTCGACGGTGACCCGGTGCCCTCACTGACCAAGATCGTCATCGACCGGTCGGCCGACCTGCTCGTGGTCGGCAACCGGGGTCTCAACACGCTCGCGGGCCGGATTCTGGGCTCGGTGCCGTCGGAGGCCGCCCGCAAGTCGCACGTCGACGTGCTCATCGTCCACACGACGTGA
- a CDS encoding glycosyltransferase codes for MGRIRQITAILGTLATDGSGGRRRLAQPSGVDELRAVVEAQATELDRLRAALAAAEETADELRRSHDGLSAAVTALTAKVEGVEPLHVAREHMTRWLEDHGRAIEDHGRALEDHVRWLENHDRWLDDHNQAVAGLDARVLAVEPRPDALSDWLSGHDVALEGLHVRTAELENAQAVSAFTQWLGQADLVAAPLISIILPTRNRATLVPRAVESVLAQSYPNWELVIVDDASSDNTAEVLASFGDPRIRAVTGPGRGVCAARNVGLAVATGEVVTYADDDNVMHPLWLKALAWAFDGHPAVEVAYGGFLIDDIDRVDRRGQGSMPRLMLRDYDRATLLRENLTDIGALAHRAGMPAARFDESLREMGDWDLLCALTTDTDPLVIPVVACYYSTSVPDRLSHGPTHDADRAAIRRKYAEGEL; via the coding sequence GTGGGTCGCATCCGACAGATCACCGCCATCCTCGGCACGCTCGCCACCGACGGGTCAGGTGGCCGACGCAGGCTCGCCCAGCCCAGTGGTGTCGACGAACTTCGCGCCGTGGTCGAGGCCCAGGCCACCGAACTCGACCGCCTTCGCGCCGCGTTGGCCGCCGCGGAGGAGACCGCCGACGAACTCCGCCGGTCCCACGACGGCCTCAGTGCGGCGGTCACCGCCTTGACCGCCAAGGTCGAAGGCGTCGAGCCGCTGCACGTCGCGCGGGAGCACATGACTCGCTGGCTCGAGGACCACGGGCGGGCGATCGAGGACCACGGCCGTGCGCTCGAGGACCATGTTCGCTGGCTGGAGAACCACGACCGGTGGCTCGACGACCACAACCAGGCCGTCGCGGGCCTGGACGCGCGGGTGCTCGCCGTCGAGCCCCGTCCCGACGCGCTCAGCGACTGGCTCAGCGGTCACGACGTGGCGCTTGAGGGACTACACGTGCGCACCGCCGAGTTGGAGAACGCCCAGGCGGTGTCCGCGTTCACCCAGTGGTTGGGTCAGGCCGACCTCGTGGCCGCGCCGCTCATCTCGATCATCCTGCCCACCCGCAACCGGGCCACGCTGGTGCCCCGCGCGGTCGAGTCGGTCCTCGCGCAGTCCTATCCGAACTGGGAACTCGTCATCGTCGACGACGCCAGCTCCGACAACACCGCCGAGGTGCTCGCGTCGTTCGGCGACCCGCGGATCCGGGCGGTCACCGGGCCCGGCCGGGGAGTGTGCGCCGCGCGGAACGTCGGACTGGCGGTGGCCACCGGCGAGGTGGTCACCTACGCCGACGACGACAACGTCATGCACCCGCTTTGGCTGAAAGCGCTGGCCTGGGCCTTCGACGGGCACCCCGCGGTCGAGGTCGCCTACGGCGGGTTCCTGATCGACGACATCGATCGGGTCGACCGGCGCGGCCAGGGGTCGATGCCGCGGCTGATGCTGCGCGACTACGACCGGGCGACCCTGCTGCGGGAGAACCTGACCGACATCGGTGCGCTCGCCCACCGCGCGGGCATGCCCGCGGCGCGGTTCGACGAGTCGCTGCGGGAGATGGGCGACTGGGATCTGCTCTGCGCGCTCACCACCGACACCGACCCCCTGGTCATCCCGGTCGTCGCGTGCTACTACTCCACGTCCGTGCCCGACCGGCTGTCCCACGGCCCCACCCATGACGCCGACCGGGCCGCGATCCGCCGCAAGTACGCCGAGGGGGAGCTGTGA
- a CDS encoding adenylate/guanylate cyclase domain-containing protein, translating to MTDELDAAQRRVEQVLLGGDRLYTRQEASDKAGVPLTRAESLWRALGFATVPNEAVVFTDADVEALRTTDELMSAGILEPELTIATARMLGQHLSRLAEWQVDILRDVLIANPELAADERQLGRFIERLVPALERIQNHAWRRHLTAYAGRALATSGEELVSRNEVVGFADMVGFTTFTRRSNEAQLVSVVDKFDSLTAGVVADNRGRIVKMLGDEVMFVADSPAQGAEIALTMLERAEADPDLPLLRAGLAYGYVVNRFGDVYGSVVNIAARLTSVARPGTVMVSRELADELANLGPYTVRNRRPVSVRGFSRLRLAVLRRSDEEVPSIPLVPDTPRRKRR from the coding sequence GTGACCGACGAGCTCGACGCCGCCCAGCGGCGCGTGGAACAGGTTCTGCTGGGCGGCGACCGGCTCTACACCCGCCAAGAGGCCTCCGACAAGGCGGGCGTGCCACTGACCCGCGCGGAGAGCCTGTGGCGGGCCCTCGGGTTCGCCACCGTCCCGAACGAGGCGGTGGTCTTCACCGACGCCGACGTCGAGGCCTTGCGTACCACCGACGAGCTGATGTCGGCGGGCATCCTCGAACCGGAGCTGACCATCGCCACCGCGCGGATGCTGGGCCAGCACCTGTCCCGGCTCGCGGAGTGGCAGGTCGACATCCTGCGTGACGTGCTGATCGCCAACCCCGAGCTGGCCGCCGACGAACGCCAGCTCGGCCGTTTCATCGAGCGGCTGGTGCCCGCGCTCGAACGCATCCAGAACCACGCCTGGCGCAGGCACCTGACCGCCTACGCGGGCCGCGCCCTGGCCACCTCCGGCGAGGAACTGGTCTCACGCAACGAGGTGGTGGGCTTCGCCGACATGGTCGGTTTCACCACGTTCACGCGCCGCTCGAACGAGGCCCAGCTGGTGTCGGTGGTCGACAAGTTCGACTCGCTCACCGCCGGGGTGGTCGCCGACAACCGCGGCCGGATCGTCAAGATGCTGGGCGACGAGGTCATGTTCGTCGCCGACAGCCCCGCCCAGGGCGCCGAGATCGCCCTGACGATGCTGGAGCGCGCCGAAGCCGACCCGGACCTGCCATTGCTGCGCGCCGGCCTGGCCTACGGCTACGTCGTGAACCGCTTCGGCGACGTCTACGGCTCGGTGGTCAACATCGCCGCCCGGCTGACGTCGGTGGCCCGGCCGGGAACGGTGATGGTCAGCCGCGAATTGGCCGATGAGCTGGCCAACCTCGGCCCGTACACTGTACGGAACCGCAGGCCGGTGTCGGTCCGCGGCTTCAGCAGGCTGCGGCTGGCGGTGCTGCGCCGGTCGGACGAGGAAGTGCCGAGCATCCCGCTGGTGCCCGACACCCCCCGGCGCAAGCGGCGCTAG
- a CDS encoding TetR/AcrR family transcriptional regulator, whose protein sequence is MRKNEDRRRALVDAAIDVLAAEGARGLTFRAVDTAAGVPAGTASNYFPSRDELLNQVGAHIHVRLAPDPAVVAKTLAAPRDRAAVARFMHDILDRVTADRAGYLALLELRLEATRRPDLHRSFTATMRGQLDDSVAFHVDAGLPGDRRTVELLYIAMTGLIVESLTLPDILSDARTLVDDLVDQVVP, encoded by the coding sequence GTGCGAAAGAACGAGGACCGGCGCCGGGCGCTGGTGGACGCGGCCATCGATGTCCTGGCGGCCGAGGGAGCGCGTGGGCTGACATTCCGGGCAGTCGACACCGCGGCAGGCGTGCCCGCGGGCACCGCGTCGAACTACTTCCCCAGCCGCGACGAACTGCTGAACCAGGTCGGCGCCCATATCCACGTGCGGCTGGCACCCGACCCGGCGGTGGTCGCCAAGACTTTGGCGGCCCCGCGCGACCGCGCCGCCGTCGCGCGGTTCATGCACGACATCCTCGACCGGGTCACCGCCGACCGCGCGGGCTATCTCGCCCTGCTCGAACTGCGCCTGGAGGCCACCCGCCGACCCGACCTGCACCGCTCGTTCACCGCGACCATGCGGGGCCAGCTCGACGACAGCGTCGCGTTCCATGTCGACGCGGGCCTGCCCGGCGACCGCAGGACCGTCGAACTGCTCTACATCGCGATGACGGGCCTGATCGTGGAGTCCCTCACCCTGCCCGACATCCTGAGCGACGCGCGCACGCTCGTCGACGACCTGGTTGACCAGGTCGTCCCCTAA
- a CDS encoding nucleoside deaminase encodes MLAVAVAEARTGLATGGIPIGAALFGPDGSLWGRGHNRRVQDGDPSVHGETAAFRDAGRRASYRGTTMVTTLSPCWYCSGLVRQFGITSVVIGEARTFFGGHEWLAENGVSITVLDDPECVGLMTDFIAARPDLWFEDIGEVAD; translated from the coding sequence ATGCTCGCGGTGGCTGTGGCGGAAGCGCGAACCGGGCTCGCGACGGGCGGAATCCCGATCGGGGCGGCCTTGTTCGGGCCGGACGGCTCGCTGTGGGGACGCGGGCACAACCGACGTGTCCAGGACGGCGATCCCTCGGTCCACGGCGAAACCGCGGCGTTCCGCGACGCGGGACGCCGGGCGTCCTATCGGGGCACCACGATGGTCACCACGCTGTCGCCGTGCTGGTACTGCAGCGGGTTGGTGCGGCAGTTCGGCATCACGTCGGTGGTGATCGGCGAGGCACGCACGTTCTTCGGCGGGCACGAGTGGCTCGCCGAGAACGGCGTTTCGATCACGGTCCTGGACGACCCCGAATGCGTCGGGCTGATGACCGACTTCATCGCGGCCCGACCCGACCTGTGGTTCGAGGACATCGGCGAGGTCGCCGACTAG
- the ccrA gene encoding crotonyl-CoA carboxylase/reductase translates to MQKILDAIQADELDAIGSLPVPDSYKGVTVHADEVAMFEGLDSRDKDPRKSLHLDDVPTPELGPGEALVAVMASAINYNTVWTSIFEPVSTFKFLERYGRMSPLSKRHDLPYHVVGSDLAGVVLRTGPGVHNWKPGDEVVAHCLNVELEGPDGHNDTMLDTEQRIWGFETNFGGLAEIALVKSNQLMPKPKHLTWEEAASPGLVNSTAYRQLVSSNGAGMKQGDVVLIWGASGGLGSYATQFALNGGAIPVCVVSSQEKADICRKMGAELIIDRSAEGFKFWKDENTQDPREWQRLGAKIRELTGGEDPDIVFEHPGRETFGASVYVTRKGGTIVTCASTSGFMHQYDNRYLWMNLKRIVGSHFANYRESWEANRLIAKGLVHPTLSKVYALGDTGQAALDVHRNAHQGKVGVLCLAPEEGLGVRDHEMRAKHLDAINRFRGV, encoded by the coding sequence GTGCAAAAGATCCTCGACGCCATTCAGGCCGACGAGCTCGACGCGATCGGCTCGTTGCCGGTCCCTGACTCCTACAAGGGGGTCACCGTGCACGCCGACGAAGTGGCGATGTTCGAGGGTCTCGATTCACGCGACAAGGACCCGCGAAAGTCGCTGCACCTCGACGACGTGCCGACGCCTGAGCTGGGACCCGGCGAAGCCCTGGTCGCGGTGATGGCCAGCGCCATCAACTACAACACCGTGTGGACCTCGATCTTCGAGCCGGTCTCGACGTTCAAGTTCCTGGAGCGCTACGGCCGCATGTCGCCGCTGTCCAAGCGCCACGACCTGCCCTACCACGTGGTCGGCTCCGACCTGGCGGGCGTCGTGCTGCGCACCGGCCCGGGCGTGCACAACTGGAAGCCCGGTGACGAGGTCGTCGCGCACTGTCTCAACGTCGAGCTCGAAGGCCCCGACGGCCACAACGACACGATGCTCGACACCGAGCAGCGGATCTGGGGCTTCGAGACCAACTTCGGCGGCCTCGCCGAGATCGCGCTGGTCAAGTCCAACCAGCTCATGCCCAAGCCCAAGCACCTGACCTGGGAGGAAGCCGCCTCCCCCGGCCTGGTGAACTCCACGGCCTACCGCCAGCTCGTCTCGAGCAACGGCGCTGGCATGAAGCAGGGCGACGTCGTGCTGATCTGGGGCGCCTCCGGCGGCCTTGGCTCCTACGCCACCCAGTTCGCCCTCAACGGCGGCGCGATCCCGGTGTGCGTGGTCTCCAGCCAGGAGAAGGCCGACATCTGCCGCAAGATGGGCGCCGAGCTGATCATCGACCGCAGCGCCGAGGGCTTCAAGTTCTGGAAGGACGAGAACACCCAGGACCCGCGCGAGTGGCAGCGCCTCGGCGCGAAGATCCGGGAGCTGACCGGCGGCGAGGACCCGGACATCGTGTTCGAGCACCCGGGCCGGGAGACCTTCGGCGCGTCGGTGTACGTCACCCGCAAGGGCGGCACCATCGTGACCTGCGCGTCGACCTCGGGCTTCATGCACCAGTACGACAACCGGTACCTGTGGATGAACCTCAAGCGGATCGTCGGCTCGCACTTCGCGAACTACCGCGAGTCGTGGGAGGCCAACCGCCTCATCGCCAAGGGCCTGGTCCACCCGACCCTGTCGAAGGTGTACGCGCTGGGCGACACCGGCCAGGCCGCGCTCGACGTGCACCGCAACGCCCACCAGGGCAAGGTCGGCGTGCTGTGCCTGGCGCCGGAGGAAGGCCTCGGCGTGCGCGACCACGAGATGCGGGCCAAGCACCTCGACGCCATCAACCGATTCCGCGGCGTGTGA
- a CDS encoding SPW repeat protein — protein sequence MSESGSVKPWTRPYDWAEVLLGVVAMASPLWMDTDNAAMWTMVVLGALIALDGLVSLAMPGMVAGEAVQIVLGVLLFISPWVMTYTDMTGIAWSSWIIGALTVVAGGAALPMAQAASRMAGSH from the coding sequence ATGAGTGAGTCCGGATCGGTCAAACCGTGGACCCGCCCATACGACTGGGCCGAGGTACTGCTCGGTGTCGTCGCCATGGCGTCTCCACTCTGGATGGACACCGACAACGCCGCGATGTGGACCATGGTCGTACTCGGCGCGCTGATCGCGCTCGACGGCCTGGTGTCGCTCGCGATGCCCGGCATGGTCGCGGGTGAAGCCGTGCAGATCGTGCTAGGTGTCCTGCTGTTCATTTCGCCCTGGGTCATGACCTACACCGACATGACCGGCATCGCGTGGTCCTCCTGGATCATCGGTGCCCTGACCGTGGTCGCAGGCGGCGCCGCCCTCCCGATGGCCCAAGCGGCCAGCCGGATGGCCGGATCCCACTAG
- a CDS encoding VOC family protein — translation MRFTKFATAVLVDDVATARDFLVAHVGMKVTVDLGWYVDFGHESDPSFTFDLIQSDHESTPAALRGRSVAGTFLALMVEDAKAEEDRLREAGAEIIAECVDEPWGQRHFFAAVPGGLVLDILQMIEPDPAWLAANGL, via the coding sequence ATGCGATTCACGAAGTTCGCGACGGCGGTATTGGTCGACGACGTGGCGACCGCTCGGGACTTCCTGGTGGCACACGTGGGCATGAAGGTCACCGTCGACCTTGGGTGGTACGTCGACTTCGGGCACGAATCCGACCCGTCGTTCACCTTCGACCTCATCCAGAGCGACCACGAGTCCACCCCGGCCGCGCTGCGTGGGCGTTCGGTGGCCGGGACCTTCCTGGCGCTCATGGTGGAAGACGCGAAGGCCGAGGAGGATCGGCTGCGCGAGGCGGGCGCCGAGATCATCGCCGAGTGTGTGGACGAGCCGTGGGGTCAGCGGCACTTCTTCGCGGCCGTGCCCGGCGGGCTGGTGCTCGACATCCTGCAGATGATCGAGCCCGACCCGGCCTGGCTCGCCGCGAACGGCTTGTGA